In Mercenaria mercenaria strain notata chromosome 13, MADL_Memer_1, whole genome shotgun sequence, a single window of DNA contains:
- the LOC128547659 gene encoding uncharacterized protein LOC128547659 encodes MTVHSWGELASGTWTLQLETTDSTTVFGLDSWKLILYGTEMPAANNPLAQVSKEPTCEENNNNNTGAIVGGVLGGVALFAVAAFLVYMLVIKKPFKDPTVYPTGTNGPAHISYQS; translated from the exons ATGACAGTTCATAGCTGGGGTGAACTTGCATCCGGGACATGGACATTACAACTTGAAACGACTGATTCAACAACAG TTTTTGGTCTGGACTCCTGGAAACTGATCTTGTACGGTACTGAAATGCCTGCTGCTAACAACCCTCTGG CACAAGTCTCCAAAGAACCTACATGTGaggagaacaacaacaacaacacaggGGCAATAGTAGGCGGAGTTTTAGGGGGCGTGGCATTGTTTGCAGTAGCGGCATTTTTGGTTTATATGCTCGTGATAAAGAAGCCTTTCAAAGATCCTACAGTATACCCAACTGGTACAAATGGGCCTGCTCATATCAGTTATCAAAGTTGA
- the LOC123530383 gene encoding proprotein convertase subtilisin/kexin type 6-like, whose translation MASKVPLAYFFLVTLNFIIFKNVDSYGGPKGYYSNEWLLKTNGGQPGAKSLAENNGFQILAELSGGYFVLRRTEIKPPTRKQDAPIADLSRHSQVEYLHQLRYLNRTAKSTFPDSSVLNDSYWPQMWHVHDDTFPSMGVYGSWRRGFSGNGIAISVLDDGVEPDHPDLVGNYDETRSYDYLSNSSYVNHTGTDYHGTLCAGISSAVMNDECVLGMAYMSKFAAVKIFDTFYGLTDFGESLALVHDLARTDIYSNSWGPIDTGDIFAGPGELAKIALKQAVNEGRNGLGAIYTWAAGNGGIYDDCNCDGYANSIYTISVTSIGRDQALAFYSEECSSVMVGTYSGDSPDLTIASTFTDGGCTDLFQGTSASCPMAAGIIALVLEANPTLSWRDVQHLIVETSTRDGLITANWQTNGAGYKVSHGVGFGMMNAEAMLDAALNWRNVPAQVMCESEMVVVNRSSNNGVYVISEHESDGCSGSVQYLEHVEVTMTFQATYRGSMQMPHPGNVHAYAQ comes from the exons ATGGCTTCCAAAGTACCTTTAGCGTATTTCTTTTTAGTGACacttaatttcatcatttttaagaATGTCGACTCATATGGAGGACCAAAAGGTTACTATAGCAACGAATGGCTTCTTAAAACTAATGGTGGACAACCAGGTGCAAAGTCTCTCGCAGAAAACAATGGATTTCAGATCTTAGCAGAG tTGTCCGGAGGCtattttgttttgagaagaaCGGAGATTAAACCACCAACACGAAAACAAGACGCGCCAATTGCAGATTTATCTAGACATTCACAG GTTGAGTACTTACACCAACTAAGGTATTTGAATCGGACAGCGAAATCAACGTTCCCAGATTCGAGTGTACTAAACGACAGTTACTGGCCTCAAATGTGGCATGTG CACGACGATACGTTTCCCAGTATGGGGGTTTATGGTTCTTGGAGACGGGGCTTCTCTGGAAACGGGATAGCAATCAGCGTCCTTGACGACGGTGTTGAGCCTGATCATCCGGATCTTGTGGGAAATTAT GACGAGACTAGAAGTTACGATTATTTGAGTAACAGTTCGTATGTCAATCACACAGGAACGGATTA TCATGGTACTTTGTGCGCAGGAATATCTTCAGCCGTCATGAATGACGAGTGTGTGCTTGGAATGGCCTATATGTCAAAGTTTGCAG CCGTGAAAATCTTTGATACCTTCTATGGCCTCACTGATTTTGGGGAGTCTTTAGCACTGGTTCACGACCTTGCACGAACAGATATCTATTCCAACAGCTGGGGCCCTATTGACACAGGGGATATTTTTGCAGGACCTGGCGAATTAGCTAAAATTGCTCTTAAACAGGCTGTGAATGAG GGCCGCAATGGGTTGGGTGCTATATATACATGGGCAGCTGGCAACGGTGGTATATATGATGACTGTAATTGTGATGGGTATGCCAACAGCATTTACACCATATCTGTGACAAGTATAGGTCGGGACCAGGCGCTAGCTTTCTATTCGGAGGAATGCTCCAGTGTCATGGTGGGAACGTACAGTGGAGATAGCCCTGACCTCACTATT GCTTCCACATTTACAGATGGGGGTTGCACCGATTTATTCCAGGGAACATCTGCGTCATGTCCTATGGCAGCAGGAATAATTGCCCTCGTTCTGGAGGCTAA TCCAACTCTCTCGTGGAGAGATGTACAACATTTGATCGTTGAGACATCAACTAGGGATGGACTTATCACAGCCAACTGGCAAACTAATGGCGCTGGCTACAAAG TCAGTCATGGTGTAGGTTTTGGTATGATGAATGCAGAAGCTATGCTAGATGCTGCTCTGAACTGGCGGAATGTTCCAGCACAAGTTATGTGTGAAAGTGAAATGGTAGTTGTTAACAG AAGTTCTAATAACGGAGTCTATGTTATAAGTGAGCATGAAAGCGATGGGTGCTCAGGAAGTGTACAATACCTTGAGCATGTAGAAGTGACCATGACATTCCAAGCTACATACAGAGGTTCCATGCAG ATGCCCCATCCAGGTAATGTTCATGCTTATGCTCAGTAA
- the LOC123530382 gene encoding aerolysin-like protein, translating to MPHIVVDKSVDLDYFTDNNASGGDGGNHFHFIKKDDGAILTKIKAWKRDWRISAVEVWMSDGSSFLAGKRAGENSEFKFRPGEVIAKLNVQASGPYSSVLHRRRLGAIYIQTNKQREWGIYCHGIKKEDDYWPDVGSGICCGMFGGAGDAVDRLGFAMLRPIKSSILCNVTYPRLASDIVATKPDMVAHQIFRNGSGTEQSFTLSGSRSVTIQREWSMSTEMSMTLSIEVEAGIPIVGSVTTSTSWTVSSTSTRKVSKTTTKTHTYTWPLKCPPYTSILGEATMYADDIDTPYEGEVKITLINEKSYTYKVKGTYKGMNARSGIVTIKRLGPYPSKESSEEEDMYQIWSW from the coding sequence ATGCCTCATATAGTTGTCGACAAGTCAGTTGACTTAGACTATTTTACAGACAACAACGCGTCAGGCGGAGATGGAGGAAATCACTTTCACTTCATCAAGAAGGATGATGGAGCTATTCTCACAAAAATCAAGGCTTGGAAGAGAGACTGGCGTATAAGTGCTGTGGAAGTTTGGATGAGCGATGGCAGTAGCTTCCTCGCCGGTAAACGCGCTGGTGAAAACAGTGAATTCAAATTCAGACCAGGCGAAGTGATAGCAAAGCTCAATGTCCAGGCAAGTGGGCCGTATTCTTCTGTTTTGCACAGGCGCCGTCTTGGAGCAATTTAcattcaaacaaataaacaaagagaGTGGGGAATATATTGTCACGGAATAAAAAAAGAAGATGACTACTGGCCTGACGTTGGTTCTGGTATTTGCTGTGGGATGTTTGGAGGAGCTGGAGATGCGGTTGATCGTTTGGGTTTTGCAATGCTTCGACCGATTAAAAGctcaattttatgtaatgtaaCGTACCCACGACTTGCTTCGGACATTGTAGCAACCAAACCAGATATGGTCGCTCATCAAATCTTCAGGAATGGCAGTGGTACTGAGCAGTCGTTTACTTTGAGTGGTAGTAGAAGTGTGACAATACAAAGGGAATGGAGTATGTCCACTGAGATGTCTATGACTTTAAGTATAGAGGTCGAGGCAGGAATACCAATAGTGGGATCAGTCACGACATCGACAAGCTGGACTGTCAGCAGCACATCTACACGCAAAGTCTCTAAAACTACGACAAAGACACACACATATACATGGCCACTGAAATGTCCCCCGTATACTTCAATCCTCGGCGAAGCTACCATGTACGCTGATGATATAGATACTCCTTATGAGGGCGAAGTGAAAATTACGCTGATTAATGAGAAGTCTTACACGTACAAGGTCAAAGGCACGTATAAGGGGATGAATGCAAGATCCGGAATAGTGACGATAAAGCGATTAGGCCCATACCCTAGTAAGGAAAGTTCTGAAGAGGAAGACATGTATCAAATATGGTCATGGTAA